The Pochonia chlamydosporia 170 chromosome 3, whole genome shotgun sequence genome contains the following window.
CAGTTTAGGGGTCAAATGCATTTAAGCTCGCAAAAGGCATCAGTTGATCGCATATTGCAGTGTATCTTGACACACGTtgagatgtctggtattagtgtatactcAAGTACTCACCTGTGAGCAAATTCCAGACATTTAATGCTGCAccacagaccagactgtacATGTCAAGAGCTGCAGGTGCAATCGGGCCTGAAGCGACCTGTCGCGTGGGCCAGGTGACCGATTTAGACCACCCCGGTGAATTATTGTGGGGCACAGCCCAGAGCTTCAAATACTATTGGCCTGTGGCGCTTGTCTCCTCCCCAGTGAAGCTTCCGTGCATGTCACATTTCAAGAAGCAGCTCACGCTATCGCCAAATTAGGCAGCTTCCTGTTGTCACAGCTGGTCCGTGGCtgtcgtcatcttcgccCGCTTCTTGCTTGCCTATTCATACTCCTCCCATAACGCAGTCTTCAATCTTCAATCCTCACCAATATCTGGACTGCTCGACATCAATTAATCATCTTTGTCAACCGGTTGGCCCATCATGAGATTTGCTCGAGCCTCTGTACTTGCGGCCTGCGTGCCAGCAGTCACCTCGCGCTTCGTTGAGCCGATGGAGGCAAACAATGTGTTGCTCAATCCCGACGAGCCAACCTTCCTGATTGAAACGGCTCCTGGCAAGACACAGTGGGTGACGGAGGATCAGAAATGGGAGCTTAGACGTGTGAGTAAACACCAGCTGAAGCCTCGATGCCGATGCAGTGCTCTCTAGAAATCGCTCTAGAAATCGATTGCTAATACATTCGTCTCGACTTTCTACCAAACAGAATGGTCAACGCTTCATGGATATCACCGCTACGAAAGACTTGGGCTCCCAGAACCTGCGGGTCAAGGAGACTGTCGAATTTCCCAAGAAGTGCGTCAAGCAGGACGAGGTCAAGGAGCTGGCCAAGAACCTTCAAACGGCGCCGATGAAAGCCAACCTCGAGAAGCTATCTAGCTTCCACACACGATACTACAACTCCGACTGGGGTCTAAAATCGTCCGACTGGGTGCtgaacaaggtcaagtcaatcaTCAAGGAGGCTGGCGCTGACAAGACTGTTACTGCCGAAAGCTTCCCTCACACTTGGAAGCAGCACTCTGTCATTGCCCGCATTCCTGGACAGACCAATAGCACCATTGTCATTGGTGCTCACCAGGATTCCATCAATTTGTGGCTTCCTATCCTCGCTGCTCCAGGAGCTGATGACGACGGCAGCGGAACAGTAACCATCATGGAAGTTTTCCGAACGTTGTTGAAGTCCAAGGATGTTGTAGAGGGCAAGGCCACGAACACGATTGAGTTTCACTGGTACAGTGCCGAGGAAGGCGGTCTGCTAGGTAGCCAGGCCATTTTCAAGCAGTATGAGAAACAGCAGCGCGACGTCAAGGCTATGCTACAGCAGGATATGACTGGTTATGTGAAGGGCACTTTGGACTCCGGTCTGCCGGAGAGCGTTGGTGTTATTGTCGACtatgttgatgctggcttgaccaagttcatcaagacTGTTATTGAGCAGGTACGCAGAGATTCTGATGTGTCCTCCTCACCCACCGCGAACTTGAACGCTAACAATATTACAGTACTGCAGCATCCCCTGGGTTGAAACGAAGTGTGGCTACGCTTGTTCTGACCACGCCTCAGCTTCCAAAGCTGGATATCCTTCCGCGTTTGTCATCGAATCTTCCTTTGACAAGTCTGACCCCAACATTCACACCACTTCGGATCTCATTGAGTATCTTTCGTTCGACCACATGCTCCAGCATGCTCACATGACCCTTGGCTTCGTTTACGAGCTTGGCTTCCACAAGTTCACGAACGCTGATGAGGGTGACGGTGAGCTGTAGACTGGTAGCTTTTTGTATTTGCTGGAGAAGAGATGAATACATGGAATTAGACACGTCCAAGCATGAACCAAAGGCATTGTTAACATAGAAACCTATTACAATTGAGTATTTGTTTACGCGTATAGTGTCTCATACAACTTTTGAATTTTGCCCATCCAAACACGTATCCAACGCCGTTTCCATGCATTCCTTTTCTGGGGATGCCATAAGCAGGAGGACCCCAGCCGCCTTGTATCCAAACGCCATTTTATGCTACGTTTCCAATTTCCGATGTCCCTAAAAAAGAGATAGCCCCCGATAGATACGAAAACACATTCTTTCATTGTCCTTGGCCGCCGTAGGGCgactgctgctgctgaccTCCCCAGGCTtgctggccattttgttgctGCATCTGGCTCATCAGGGCTGCTACAAATGCAGGGTTGACAAATGCGTTTGAGGCACCTGCTTGGCTTTGACCCTGTCCTTGAGCTGGCCAGcctggaggaggtggtggaggtggcaCGGAATGTTGCCCCTGAGCCGCTGGTGGTTGCGGCCAGCCAGGAAATTGAAAGCCGAAGTTGGGCATTGCTGGCGGAGCGGCTGCTTGTTGCGCAGAGGACTGTGTaggttgctgttgagggTATTGCTGAGTGCCTTGAGGGGGCAGGGAATAGCCATCTCTGGATGGACTGTTGTATCCGCCTCGGGCGCCTCCTCTGCCTGACCCCCTTCCTCGACCTCCTCGGCCTCTGGGTTCTCCACCACGACCTCGTCTGAAGCCAGATCGAGGTGCTGGTTCGTACGACTCATTGGATACAG
Protein-coding sequences here:
- a CDS encoding LAP2 like protein (similar to Cordyceps militaris CM01 XP_006666109.1) codes for the protein MRFARASVLAACVPAVTSRFVEPMEANNVLLNPDEPTFLIETAPGKTQWVTEDQKWELRRNGQRFMDITATKDLGSQNLRVKETVEFPKKCVKQDEVKELAKNLQTAPMKANLEKLSSFHTRYYNSDWGLKSSDWVLNKVKSIIKEAGADKTVTAESFPHTWKQHSVIARIPGQTNSTIVIGAHQDSINLWLPILAAPGADDDGSGTVTIMEVFRTLLKSKDVVEGKATNTIEFHWYSAEEGGLLGSQAIFKQYEKQQRDVKAMLQQDMTGYVKGTLDSGLPESVGVIVDYVDAGLTKFIKTVIEQYCSIPWVETKCGYACSDHASASKAGYPSAFVIESSFDKSDPNIHTTSDLIEYLSFDHMLQHAHMTLGFVYELGFHKFTNADEGDGEL